The Paludibacter jiangxiensis DNA segment CACAATCTACATCTGGAAGATGGTACCAACGAACGTTTTTATGACATTCGTTATTCTCCTCTGATCGGAATCTTATTGTCTGCTGACATGGATTGTGCCTATCAGGAAGAAGAGAAAGCTGTTGAGACTGGCAAGCCGGAAAAACCGCAAAAGCCAGCCAAACCGCCAAAAATCAAGCGCAACAACGTTTTCAACAAAATCGGAGGCAAAGTTGCCAATAGCTTAATAAATCTATTCAGTGAAGAAGAGGAATCTTCGAACGAAAACAAAAATTAATTCTAACGAATTGAAAATCATAACTCAACAATACTATGGGACAGGACAACGACTTAATTGATTTCATCCTTCCGATGGAAACCACTTCTATCATTAAAGTAATCGGCGTAGGAGGTGGCGGAGGCAACGCGGTAAACCACATGTTTCACCGCGGCATCACCGACGTAACTTTCATTGTATGCAACACCGACAACCAGGCCCTGCAAAAGTCGCCCGTACCCATTAAGATTCAGCTTGGTGCGGAAATTACCGAAGGATTAGGTGCCGGTGGGCGTCCTGAACGCGCTAAAGATGCTGCTATGGAATCGTTAGCCGACATTGAAAAAGTGCTTAGTTCCAACACCAAAATGGTTTTTATCACTGCCGGGATGGGTGGCGGAACAGGAACCGGAGCTGCGCCAGTTGTTGCAAAGGTTGCTAAAGACATGGGCATCCTGACGGTAGGGATCGTCACTATCCCGTTTGCTTTCGAAGGAAAGAAGAAAATCGCTCAGGCGTTGGACGGTGTGGACGAAATGGCAAAATACGTTGATGCACTGCTTGTAATCAACAATGAAAAGCTCCGTTTGATCTATCCCGATCTTGAACTTTCGAATGCATTTGCTCAGGCCGATGATGTATTGACCAATGCTGCAAAAGGAATTGCCGAAATCATTACTGTTCCCGGATATATCAACGTTGACTTTGCCGACGTTTACACCATCATGAAAGAAGGCGGCGTTGCCATCATGAACACCGGTTTTGCAGAAGGTGAAAACCGTGTAAGCCGTGCAATCGAGGATGCACTTCACTCTCCACTGCTCAACAACAGCGATATACGCGGTGCAAAGAAAATATTGCTGAATGTCTACTGTTCCAACTCGAACCAAATCAAGATGGAAGAAGTGGCCGAAATCAACCGCTTCATGGAATCTACCGGTTCGGATATGGAAGTTATCTGGGGTGCAAGTTTCGAAGACGGACTGGAAGACAAGGTGAAAATTACAATTATAGCTACAGGGTTCGGCATCGATCAGATTCCCGATATGATTGGAGACAAGAATATCGAAGAACTTCATTTTGCAAAGAAATCGAAAGAACCTGAACTGGAAATAGTTCGTCCTGTTATAGCAACTGCACCCGTTGTGGAAGCGCCAAAACCGTCACCCACACCAGCACCTGTTGCAGCTCCGACCCCTACTCCTCAGGCTGAACAACAACCGCAGCCTTCTCACAAACAAATGGACAGATTCTACGGCAATACAGTAAAAAAAGACATGTCACAGTTAAGTTTCATGCTGGAAGATATTGAAAATGACGACACCTTGTCTGAAATTGAAAATACGCCTGCATATCTGCGCAAACAAAAATAATTTTAATCCGTTATACAAGGATAATAACCTGAAAAATAAACATTATGGGACTTTTTGAAAAAGTAAGTGATGACATTAAGGCTGCAATGCTTGCCAAAGAAAAAGTAAAACTGGAAGCTCTCCGTGGAATAAAAAAAGAATTCCTCGAAGCTAAAACAGCCAAAGGATCGGATGGAGAACTTACTGACGAACAGGCAGTGAAAATTCTGCAAAAGATGGTAAAACAGCGTAAGGATTCCGCTTCTATTTACACAGAGCAAGGTCGTCCTGAATTAGCTGAAACCGAACTGGCAGAAGCCACCGTTATCGAAGCTTATCTTCCACAACAAATGAGTGACGAAGAATTGACCGCTGCCATTCAGGCAATTGTAGCTCAGGTCGGTGCTACCGGACCTAAAGAAATGGGCAAAGTAATGGGCGTTGCAAGCAAACAACTGGCAGGCAAAGCTGAAGGCAGATTGATCTCTGAAAAAGTCAAGAGCATTCTCAATTCATTATAATATAAACATCTGAAATAAAACAGAATATCTAACATTGGCTATTCTGTTTTATTTTTTTATAAATATTTTCCACTGGAAATTATTTATTTTGGAAATTATCATATTATCTTTGCATCAAAATAGAAGCAAAATGAACGACACGCAAAGATCAAACTGTATATGCACCCTGCGCAATATTTACAAAGCCATAGGAGAATGTGAACAGCAGCTGATACAAGAGTTCGGATTAAATCTGAACGAAGCGATGACTCTTTGTACACTGAACAAGCAATCATTATGTGCTTCCGAGATTGCGGAAGCCGCTGGGATGCAATGTTCACAAACATCCAAAGTCATTAAGTCTCTTGAAGACAAAGGACTGCTTGAGCGTCAACTTGGTAAATCAGACAAAAGAAATATGTTCTTCGTACTGACCGAAACAGGCGACAAAGTCCAAAAACAAATAACCGGATATCAACTTTGTGTACCGGAAATACTCAAACTACTCATTTAAAGCCAAACCATTGACATTCTAAACAATATACACAATGAGACAAAAAATTCTTCAATTCATAAAAAAGAACATCCTGATAGTTGCAGGCATTGCTGTAGGGGCAATAGGAGGATTTCTTTACTGGAAGTTCGTCGGATGCTCGTCCGGACACTGCCCCATCACCAGCTCGCCGGTCAATAGCACGCTTTACGGAGCACTTATGGGAGGTCTGCTATTCAGCATGGGCAAGCCAGACAAAAAGAAAGGCAAGGAGAAAACTGAGACAACAGAATAATTTCAAACACGAATTCATATGACCCGTACATTATTATTCAGCATCATATTGGCATTCACGACACTATCGTGCAGTGCAAAAAAAGAAACAAAAACAGTAAACAACAAACAAACAGAAAATAAAATGGGAACAATAGAACTAACAAAAGCAGATTTTCTTACCAAAGTAATGGACTTCGAGAAAAATCCTAAAGATTGGGTTTTTCTGGGTAACAAACCGTGTATCATAGACTTTTATGCCAACTGGTGCGGCCCCTGCAAAATGCTTGCACCCATAATGGAAGAGCTTTCGCATGAATACGCCGGCAAAGTCGATTTTTATAAAATCAACACCGAAGAACAACAGGAGCTTGCAGCCCTGTTCGGAATACAAAGCATTCCCAGCATTCTTTTTTGCCCGATGGGAGAAAAACCGCAAATGGCAATGGGTGCGCTCCCCAAAGAGACCTTAAATCAGGCAATTAATGAAGTCTTATTAAAGAAAGCAGAAGCAGTAAAATAGAAAATATGGCGTTGGTAATCGACAGCAATCTATGTCCTCAAAACCATAGATGCCCTTTAATAAATATATGTCCTACAGGAGCCATCACTCAAACCGAATTCGGTTTACCGGTGATTGATCGTTCCAAATGCATTCAATGTGGTAAATGTGTCAGAAAATGCGGCATGGCGGCCATTTATACCGTTGCCGATTAGGATGAACCCTGCTATAACGGATTCAGCCGGCAGACGAGAAAAACCACACATATTGCAAAAAATTTTCCCTACTTTTGTACGTTAAAAAGTAGGGATTTTTTTATTTAAACGACACAGATACTGATTCAATAAATGGAACCAAGCAAAACAAAATATGCCATGCAATATGGCTTATACTTAGGAGTTTATATTTGTTTACGATTCTTTTTAGGATTAACTCACCTCGCCCTGTTCTCGGTTATATCGTTCATCATGCTGTTTGGGATACCCGTATTAATTTATTATGTTATCAAAAATTACAGGGACAAACATCTGAACGGAGCCATTAGCCTCGGCGCTGCCTGGGGGCTCGGCTGCGGACTTTATTTCTTTTCCGGAATGATAGTAGAGCTGGTTCAGTTTGTGTATTTCCGCTTTATTAATCAGGATATTCTCGCTCAAGCCGCGGAAGCTGCGAAAGTGATGTACGAAAAATTCAACGTATCAGCCGAAAACCTTAATATGCTTGACAAAATTATGCAACCTCACTTTTATGTGATAAGCGACTTTTTTGTGTCATTCATTTTGGGTGGTTGCATCATTTCACTCATCATCGCAGGTTTTGTTCAACGCAAAGCAAACCCATTTCAATAACTCATAAAAAATCACACACCATTTCGATTTTAAAATATGGATATTTCAATAATAGTACCGCTTTACAACGAAGAAGAATCGCTTCCGGAGCTGTTTGACTGGATTGCAAAAGTTATGACAAAACATAACTATAGTTACGAAATAATCTTTATCAACGACGGCAGCACCGATCATTCGTGGAAAGTAATCGAACAACTACAAAAGAAGGCACCCGATGTTGTCAAAGGCATCAAATTTCGTCGCAATTATGGCAAATCGCCGGCTCTTTTCTGCGGATTTGACATGGCTCAGGGTGATGTTGTAATCACTATGGATGCTGACTTGCAAGACAGTCCTGAAGAAATCCCCGAACTTTACGATATGATTGTCAATCAGAAATATGACCTCGTATCAGGATGGAAGAAGAAGCGTCATGACGGTACTCTGACTAAAAATATTCCTTCGAAAGTTTACAATGCTACGGCACGCAAGGTAACCGGGCTGAAACTGCACGATATGAACTGCGGTCTCAAAGCTTATCGCAACGAAGTTGTAAAAAACATTGAGGTCTATGGCGAAATGCACCGCTATATTCCTTATCTGGCGAAAGTTGCCGGATTCAAAAAAATCGGAGAAAAAGTAGTTTCACATCAGGCTCGCAAATTCGGCACTTCAAAATTCGGATTGAACCGTTTTGTGAATGGATACCTCGATCTCTTTTCTCTCTGGTTTCTGGCAAAATTCGGCAAACGTCCGATGCACTTTTTCGGCTTTTGGGGCAGCGTAATGTTTCTGCTCGGATTTATTGCAGTATTGGTTGTCGGAGGAATGAAGTGGTACGCTCTTTCAACCGGAACCCGTTCGCCGCTTGTTACTTCAACGCCTTATTTTTATCTGGCACTCACCACCATGATTTTAGGTACTCAGATGTTTCTTGCCGGATTTTTAGGCGAACTCGTATCCAGAAACTCAGCCGAGCGCAACAATTATAATATCGAAAAGACGATTTAAGAATTTGGAGGCGAAAAGCCCGCATCTTGAGGCTCAGTCTGGCCTTTGGAAAATTGTAAATCGTAAATGATTAAATCGTAAATCAGATGGACATTCTTCTCGACATACTAAAATACACTTTACCGGCAGCGCTTGTTGTATTTGCCACATATGTTGTCATTAAGCAAATGCATAACGAAAACGAAAAACATCGTCGTTACGAATTTTTGCGAACTTCGGCACAACTTATTACTCCGGCAAGGTTGCAGGCTTACGAAAGGCTCACCCTTTTCATTGAAAGAATGATTCCGGACAATCTTGTCATGAGACAACCGTGCTCAACTTTGACCGCTACGGCACTTCAAAGTCAGTTGCTCGAAATTATACGCAACGAATACGAGCACAACGTATCTCAACAACTGTATGTCGGTAACGACGTTTGGATTATGGTGAAAAATGCCAAAGAAAGCATGCTGCAACTGGTCAACAGTTGCGCGACGCGTTTGCCGGCCGGATCATCGGGTATCGCATTGGCACAACTTATTATCGAAACTTATAATGCTGCCAGCGGAACCACTCTCGACATCGCTCTCAACATGTTGAAAAAAGAGATGAATGAACGTTTAGGATAATCTTCGACCGGCATTTTAGCCGTCTCCCAAGCCTGAAAAGAATGAAAAAGAACCTGTTTAAACTAACCGTTATGGCACTGCTGACATCTGTTTCTGTAACGTCTATGGCTGCCAACTCTAAAGCTATTTCTCCCCAAACCGTTGAAGCCACAATTACCGGCATGGTTAGCAAATTTGGCAACAATGACCTGATGGTGAAAGGTGTGCGCCAGACTGCATCTTTCTGGACTTCACAGGATGGCTCCGAAGCTGATTTCACACGTTTCTGCAACGATAATTACGCATCCACACCGGAAGCAAAAAAGGCCTTATATTCAAAATTATCAACGGCATTTGAAACGCTGACCGGTGGTTACAGCACGATGGACGTTCACCTAAAGATGCCAGTTCACATTGATGGTCCTACCATTACGCCAGTCGACGAAATTTTTGCCAGCTACGATGTTGCTGCTCATTTCCAGGATGATATGTTTGCCAACAAGATTGCATTCATTACCATGTTGAATTTCCCGTTCTACTCGCTTCAGGAGAAAAATGAAGCAGGCAAGCTATGGAGCCGGGAGCAATGGGGATATGCCCGTATGGGAGACATGTTTATCGAACGTGTACCGGCAGCGTTGAATCAAAATATTTCGGCGGCCTCAATGGCCGGAGAGAACTACATTGCCGAGTACAACATCATGATGGGGCATCTTGTAAACAACAAAGGGGAGAAATTATTCCCGGCCTCGATGAAGCTGCTTAGTCACTGGAACCTGCGTGACGAACTCAAATCGGATTATGCAGACAAGAAACGCGGCCTCGAAAAACAACAAATGATCTACTCTGTAATGAAACACATTGTGGATCAGTCCATACCAGCCGACGTCATCAACAATCCGGCATACGAATGGAATCCTTACCTGAATAAGACCTGGAAAGACGGAAAAGAAGTTACACTGGCAGCTGAAGGCAACCGACGTTACAACATCCTCCTGAACCAGTTCAAGGCTCAGAAAGCAGCAGACGCCTATAGCCCACTCTACCCGACTTACATACAACGCTCATTCGATCACGGAATGGAAATTTCTTCCTCGGAGGTTGAACAGCTTTTCACATCATACCTGTCGTCGCCGCAAGTGAAAGAGGTTGCTGCCGTGATCAGCAAACGACTGGGTCGTAAACTGCAACCGTTCGACATCTGGTACGATGGTTTCAAGGCAAGAAGCGTTATCCCGGAGGATGAACTGACTGCTAAAACGCAAAAGCTATACCCGACGGCACAAGCTTATGGTGCTGACATGGAAAACATTCTGAGAAAACTGGGTTTCAGCGAAAGTGAAGCACACCGCATTGCTCAAAACGTTGCGATTGATCCGGCACGGGGATCGGGACACGCGATGGGTTCGGAATCCAAATCCGAAAAAGTACGGTTGCGTACCCGCGTGGGAGCGAACGGAATGGATTACAAAGGCTACAACATTGCCACGCATGAATTTGGACATAACGTAGAACAAACCATTAGTCTGCACGACGTTGACGATTATATGCTGCATGGCATTCCTAACACAGCTCATACCGAAGCGCTTGCCTTTGTTTTCCAAAAACGCGATTTAGACTTACTGGGGTATTCCGGTAAAGTTGAAAATCTTGAAGTACTTCAAACACTCGACACATTCTGGGATGTCTACGAAATTATGGGCGTTTCGCTTGTCGACTTGCACACATGGCAATGGCTCTATGCACATCCCGATGCTACTGCGACCGAACTGAGAGATGCCGTTGTACAATGCGCCAAAGACGTATGGAACCGATTTTATGCACCGGTACTCGGGGACGAGGACTCTCCCATTCTGGGCATTTATTCGCACATGATCAATGATCCGTTATACCTTTCAAACTATCCTTTCGGTTTCCTTATACAGTTTCAGCTGGAACAACATTTCACAAAAGAAACACTGGCTTCCGAAATAGAGAGAATCTATTCTCAGGGAAGATTTACACCCCAGATATGGATGAAAGGAGCTGTAGGTAAAGAGATTTCGACACAACCCTTACTGGATGCTACCGAAGCTGCGCTTAAAAAAGTAGCCCGTCAATAAATTGTCTTTATCAAACAGGATAAATTTTCTAACTTTGAACTTGCAACTTTTAATTTTGAACATCATATGAGCTTTATAGAATTTGCCCGCAAACGTCATTCTGTGCGTAGTTTCAAGGCACAGTCCGTAGAACAGGAAAAGATTGAATATCTGCTTGAAGCAGCACGTATCGCACCTTCTGCCGTAAATTTCCAACCGTGGAAAATGATTGTAGTAACAGACAAAGCCCTGCTTAACCAATTACAGGATTGTTATCCCCGCGAATGGTTCAGCACTGCGCCTGCATGTATCGTTGTTTGCGGCGACCACAACAGATCGTGGAAACGTTCTTCCGACGAAAAAGACTATTGCGATGTGGATGTAGCCATTGCCATCACACACCTCACTCTTGCTGCTGCCGATCAGGGATTAGGCACTTGCTGGATATGCAATTTTGATGTACGCAAATGCGTAGCCGCGCTGTCTATTCCTAAGCACATGGAACCCATCGCCATAATTCCTGTTGGCTATCCAACTGACCCTGAAGACTTAACGGAAGAAGATAAGCAACGCAAGCCTTTATCTGAATTGGTGGAATATCGTTAAGCGAATGAACAAACTGCTTTCCATAGCCTTATTTTTGCTTTTGGCCGTCGCTTATATAGCCTGTACCAACGACAACAGCTGCCACGAAAATCGTTATGTGGTGATGACTTCTAATTTTTACACAATTAAGAACGACACTACCAAAACGTTTACCGTTGACAGTATTTGGGTCAAAGGTTTGGGAAATGATTCCTTACTGTATTCTAACTCCAAGTCGGTAACGTCAATCAGCATGCCTTTGCAGAAGATGAACGATACCAGCAGGTTTGTTATCCGGTTCAACACCATTTACGATACGCTGACGGTAATTCACGCCAATATTCAGAAGTATCTGTCGCTCGAATGTGGCTGCCTGGTGACGCACAAACTGGATTCCACCAAATTATCTTACACTCAGCACAAAGTAAAACGAATAAAAGTAAAATACGATAATGTCAGCACTACTAAACGGGAAAATCTCCAGATATATTTTTAGCTTGTTGGTGCTGGTCGTTTTCACTTCTGGAGTTATGGGTCAACAAAACAAGGACCGTAAACCTCCGGTAAAGAAAGCAGCTAAAAAACCTGTAGCAAAAAAAGCGGAACCACAGCCTTTTCTAAGGGCGATATCGGTTCAGGCAGACGTTGCAGGTCCCTTTATCAGCAAATTACAAAGCTCGGGGGTATCCTATTTCGAAGCTTCCGCTGACCTGAACCTGCGCAATAAATGGTTTCCTGTATGGGAAATTGGTTATGCCAATATAAATCATGTCGCCGACGAGGGAGGCCAATATATTGCTAAGGGGATATACAACCGTATCGGTATCAACGTCAATCTTCTGAAAACTAACAATCCGAAACAAATTGCACAATCCGCCCTGTTCGTCGGACTGCGTTTTGGTTTTGCTCCCTTCAGCTATGACATCCGCAATCTTCCGATGGCAGACGAATACTGGAAAACCGGCAATGTAACAAATGCCAACGATTTGAAAGCCTCTGCAAAATGGGGTGAATTTGTTGCCGGAGTCAGACTCAATGTTCTCAAGAATATCACAATGGGCTGGAGCGGACGCCTGAAAATGGGATTGTCGACCGGCGGCCAGACCTATTCTCCCTGGTATGTTCCGGGGTATGGCATTACTGGTGGTACCGTTTGGGGCTTCTCTTACAATATCGGATATACAATACCCCTCAAATAAAGCAGAGTTAGCTGATGAAAAAACTTAGCGACACATTAGGTTATTATATTTTCTACGCATTTGCAGGAGTAATTGCCTGTTTGCCGTTGACTGTGCTTTACCTGATTTCGGATATTGCAGCATTCTTCGTTCACAGAGTTGTTCGCTACCGTCTGAACATTGTAAGAATGAATCTTCGCAATTCTTTTCCCGAAAAGAGCGATGCAGAGCTGAAATCTATCGAAAATAAATTCTATCGCCACCTTTGCGATTATGGCGTTGAATTGATAAAGATGACCCGCATTTCAGAAAAAGAGCTAGACAAGCGGATAACAATCGACAATTTCGATCTGTTTTACGAACAACTCGACAAAGGGAAAAACATCATTCTGCTTCTTGGTCATTATGGCAACTGGGACTGGCTCTCAACGCTTGAACGCCGGTTTCGCCCGGGTGTAACACTGGCAGCTGTTTACCGTCCGTTGAAAAACCCCGGCATCGACGAGCTTTTCATTAAAGCGCGGGAACGATTCGGCACACTCAATATTTCGAAGAACAACACTTTAAGAGCGATGATACGGATCAAGCAGAGCAAACAGCCTCACGTTGTGGCCATGGTCTCGGATCAAACGCCTTCCGTTAACAATCTGGAATACTGGACCAACTTTCTCCATCAGGACACCCCTGTACTTACAGGCATGGACAAAATAGCCCGACAACTTGACTTTTCAGTATATTACATTGACTGTCAGGTTGTAAAAAGAGGTTATTACAAAGCAACGTTATCGATTATTGAAAGTGATCCGGCTTCGTTGGAGCCTTATGAAATATGCGAGCGCTTTATTCGCAAAGTAGAACAAACTATACAACGTGATCCGGCATTTTACCTTTGGTCACACAAACGCTGGAAACATAAACGAGAAAAATGAAAATCAGCATTGTTATTCTGAATTATAACGGAAAACGCCACATGGAACGTTTTCTGCCGTCGGTAGTGCAGCACACCACCACCGCCGATACCGAAATTGTAATTGCAGACAATTGTTCTACAGACGATTCTATTCTGTTTTTGAAAAGCACTTACCCGCAGTTACGACTGATTCAGCTCGACAAGAATTATGGTTTTGCCGGAGGCTACAACAAAGCATTAGCTCAGATAGAAGCCGAATACTTTATTTTGCTCAATTCGGATGTGGAAGTAACGCCCGACTGGGTTGAACACTTGGAAAAAGTGATGGATGAACGCCCGGAAGTTGCAGCCTGTCAACCTAAGATAAGAGCTCTGAATGACCGAGCCCGCTTCGAACATGCGGGAGCTTGCGGCGGATTCATCGACCGGTTGGGTTACCCCTTCTGCCGTGGACGGTTATTCTCCTCTCTGGAAGAAGACAAAGGTCAATACGACACCGTACGGGAAGTTTTCTGGGCAACAGGTGCCTGCCTGTTTATTCGCTCCAAAGAATTTTTTGATGCCGGTGGCTTCGACGATACCTTTTTTGCCCACATGGAAGAGATCGACCTGTGCTGGCGTTTGAAAAGTCGCGGACGTTCTATTTTATGTATCCCGCAAAGTACTGTCTATCACCTTGGCGGTGGCAGTATGAGCGCTAAAAACAGCCGCAAAACCTATCTCAATTTTCGCAACAACTGGAGCATGTTATACAAAAACCTGACCGACGAAGAGTTGCAAAAAATTGCTTTCCCCCGCTTTGTACTCGACTATGTAGCTGCAATGCAGATGCTTTTGACAGGACAGTTCAAACACGCTTTGCAGGTTCCTAAAGCCCGAAAAGATTACAAAGCCATCCGAAAAGATCTTGCAGCCAAACGGGAAACCAACCTGCGCCTCGCAACAGTTGCCAAACCGTCGGGGATGCTCACTAAAAGTCTTTTGCGAATGTATTACCTGCAAGGCAAAAAATGCTTCAGTCAGTTGGAAAATCTCATACG contains these protein-coding regions:
- the ftsZ gene encoding cell division protein FtsZ, which produces MGQDNDLIDFILPMETTSIIKVIGVGGGGGNAVNHMFHRGITDVTFIVCNTDNQALQKSPVPIKIQLGAEITEGLGAGGRPERAKDAAMESLADIEKVLSSNTKMVFITAGMGGGTGTGAAPVVAKVAKDMGILTVGIVTIPFAFEGKKKIAQALDGVDEMAKYVDALLVINNEKLRLIYPDLELSNAFAQADDVLTNAAKGIAEIITVPGYINVDFADVYTIMKEGGVAIMNTGFAEGENRVSRAIEDALHSPLLNNSDIRGAKKILLNVYCSNSNQIKMEEVAEINRFMESTGSDMEVIWGASFEDGLEDKVKITIIATGFGIDQIPDMIGDKNIEELHFAKKSKEPELEIVRPVIATAPVVEAPKPSPTPAPVAAPTPTPQAEQQPQPSHKQMDRFYGNTVKKDMSQLSFMLEDIENDDTLSEIENTPAYLRKQK
- a CDS encoding GatB/YqeY domain-containing protein — translated: MGLFEKVSDDIKAAMLAKEKVKLEALRGIKKEFLEAKTAKGSDGELTDEQAVKILQKMVKQRKDSASIYTEQGRPELAETELAEATVIEAYLPQQMSDEELTAAIQAIVAQVGATGPKEMGKVMGVASKQLAGKAEGRLISEKVKSILNSL
- a CDS encoding MarR family winged helix-turn-helix transcriptional regulator is translated as MNDTQRSNCICTLRNIYKAIGECEQQLIQEFGLNLNEAMTLCTLNKQSLCASEIAEAAGMQCSQTSKVIKSLEDKGLLERQLGKSDKRNMFFVLTETGDKVQKQITGYQLCVPEILKLLI
- a CDS encoding DUF6132 family protein, whose protein sequence is MRQKILQFIKKNILIVAGIAVGAIGGFLYWKFVGCSSGHCPITSSPVNSTLYGALMGGLLFSMGKPDKKKGKEKTETTE
- the trxA gene encoding thioredoxin codes for the protein MTRTLLFSIILAFTTLSCSAKKETKTVNNKQTENKMGTIELTKADFLTKVMDFEKNPKDWVFLGNKPCIIDFYANWCGPCKMLAPIMEELSHEYAGKVDFYKINTEEQQELAALFGIQSIPSILFCPMGEKPQMAMGALPKETLNQAINEVLLKKAEAVK
- a CDS encoding 4Fe-4S binding protein; this translates as MALVIDSNLCPQNHRCPLINICPTGAITQTEFGLPVIDRSKCIQCGKCVRKCGMAAIYTVAD
- a CDS encoding DUF4199 domain-containing protein, giving the protein MEPSKTKYAMQYGLYLGVYICLRFFLGLTHLALFSVISFIMLFGIPVLIYYVIKNYRDKHLNGAISLGAAWGLGCGLYFFSGMIVELVQFVYFRFINQDILAQAAEAAKVMYEKFNVSAENLNMLDKIMQPHFYVISDFFVSFILGGCIISLIIAGFVQRKANPFQ
- a CDS encoding glycosyltransferase family 2 protein is translated as MDISIIVPLYNEEESLPELFDWIAKVMTKHNYSYEIIFINDGSTDHSWKVIEQLQKKAPDVVKGIKFRRNYGKSPALFCGFDMAQGDVVITMDADLQDSPEEIPELYDMIVNQKYDLVSGWKKKRHDGTLTKNIPSKVYNATARKVTGLKLHDMNCGLKAYRNEVVKNIEVYGEMHRYIPYLAKVAGFKKIGEKVVSHQARKFGTSKFGLNRFVNGYLDLFSLWFLAKFGKRPMHFFGFWGSVMFLLGFIAVLVVGGMKWYALSTGTRSPLVTSTPYFYLALTTMILGTQMFLAGFLGELVSRNSAERNNYNIEKTI
- a CDS encoding nitroreductase family protein, whose translation is MSFIEFARKRHSVRSFKAQSVEQEKIEYLLEAARIAPSAVNFQPWKMIVVTDKALLNQLQDCYPREWFSTAPACIVVCGDHNRSWKRSSDEKDYCDVDVAIAITHLTLAAADQGLGTCWICNFDVRKCVAALSIPKHMEPIAIIPVGYPTDPEDLTEEDKQRKPLSELVEYR
- a CDS encoding DUF6452 family protein — translated: MNKLLSIALFLLLAVAYIACTNDNSCHENRYVVMTSNFYTIKNDTTKTFTVDSIWVKGLGNDSLLYSNSKSVTSISMPLQKMNDTSRFVIRFNTIYDTLTVIHANIQKYLSLECGCLVTHKLDSTKLSYTQHKVKRIKVKYDNVSTTKRENLQIYF
- a CDS encoding DUF6048 family protein translates to MSALLNGKISRYIFSLLVLVVFTSGVMGQQNKDRKPPVKKAAKKPVAKKAEPQPFLRAISVQADVAGPFISKLQSSGVSYFEASADLNLRNKWFPVWEIGYANINHVADEGGQYIAKGIYNRIGINVNLLKTNNPKQIAQSALFVGLRFGFAPFSYDIRNLPMADEYWKTGNVTNANDLKASAKWGEFVAGVRLNVLKNITMGWSGRLKMGLSTGGQTYSPWYVPGYGITGGTVWGFSYNIGYTIPLK
- a CDS encoding lysophospholipid acyltransferase family protein translates to MKKLSDTLGYYIFYAFAGVIACLPLTVLYLISDIAAFFVHRVVRYRLNIVRMNLRNSFPEKSDAELKSIENKFYRHLCDYGVELIKMTRISEKELDKRITIDNFDLFYEQLDKGKNIILLLGHYGNWDWLSTLERRFRPGVTLAAVYRPLKNPGIDELFIKARERFGTLNISKNNTLRAMIRIKQSKQPHVVAMVSDQTPSVNNLEYWTNFLHQDTPVLTGMDKIARQLDFSVYYIDCQVVKRGYYKATLSIIESDPASLEPYEICERFIRKVEQTIQRDPAFYLWSHKRWKHKREK
- a CDS encoding glycosyltransferase family 2 protein, giving the protein MKISIVILNYNGKRHMERFLPSVVQHTTTADTEIVIADNCSTDDSILFLKSTYPQLRLIQLDKNYGFAGGYNKALAQIEAEYFILLNSDVEVTPDWVEHLEKVMDERPEVAACQPKIRALNDRARFEHAGACGGFIDRLGYPFCRGRLFSSLEEDKGQYDTVREVFWATGACLFIRSKEFFDAGGFDDTFFAHMEEIDLCWRLKSRGRSILCIPQSTVYHLGGGSMSAKNSRKTYLNFRNNWSMLYKNLTDEELQKIAFPRFVLDYVAAMQMLLTGQFKHALQVPKARKDYKAIRKDLAAKRETNLRLATVAKPSGMLTKSLLRMYYLQGKKCFSQLENLIR